The sequence CACGAGCAGCACCAGCGCCGCGGCGGCCGCCGACAGTCCGAGATGAGACGGGGAGAGCGCAGCGATCTGTTCACCGAATGCGCCGAACAGCCGGGAAAGCCGCGATGGTCGGGCCGATGGGGCGGTTTTTCCGATCTCGGCGAACAGGCGATCGGCCATGCGCGCTGCGGGCAGGGGCAAGGCCTCGGCGCTTTCGATCGCGGCGATACGCTCGCCCTCGATCCGCGCCAAATGGGCGCGCAGCAGCGTATCGGTTGCCAGCGCCGCCTCCACCTCGGCGGCTTCCTCGGCCGAGAGCGTGCCATTGGCGTACCAGGGCAGCAGCGCCTCGATCCGGCCGGGCTCGTCTTGTGGATCCGTCATGGCCAACCCCTGTCCAGTCCGGCGTCCCGGCAGAGCTCCGAAAGCCGCTTGCGGGCATGGAACACGCGGGTCTTCACCGTATTTTCCGGTATGCCGACGATGCGGCTGACATCTTCGATCGATTGTTCCTGGTAGTAGACGAGGTCGATCACCTCGCGGTGCTCGCGCGACAGCCGGTCGATGCAGGCGCGCAGGACGCCGGCCTTGTCCGACTTCTGCAGCGAGACTTCCGGCGTGTCGTCCAGGTCCTCGATCGTCTCGGCGAACTCGTCGCCGAGCGGCGCCTCGGTGCGACGGCG is a genomic window of Kaistia defluvii containing:
- a CDS encoding zf-HC2 domain-containing protein, producing MTDPQDEPGRIEALLPWYANGTLSAEEAAEVEAALATDTLLRAHLARIEGERIAAIESAEALPLPAARMADRLFAEIGKTAPSARPSRLSRLFGAFGEQIAALSPSHLGLSAAAAALVLLVLGGALGGLVAQRELTEGYQTASGDTTVNPSGAYLLVAFQPAATAAEIEQIVGSVGGSIVDGPRAGGLFKLRIGEATMTAADRKAVTDRLAAEKAIVKLVIAAP
- a CDS encoding sigma-70 family RNA polymerase sigma factor; its protein translation is MLGSQDEQWIAWIARGDQAAMRALFGAHNIRVHRFVLRLVRREDIAEDIVTEVFLDVWRQAARFEGRASVTTWLLSIARFKAYSALRRRTEAPLGDEFAETIEDLDDTPEVSLQKSDKAGVLRACIDRLSREHREVIDLVYYQEQSIEDVSRIVGIPENTVKTRVFHARKRLSELCRDAGLDRGWP